From the genome of Acidobacteriota bacterium:
GGTTCCTTCAAAAACATTACTCCGTTATGCCGCGCACGATGCTTCGGTACGCGATTGAGCGATTTCCTGAAGATCGTCGGCAGCACTATCTCAAAGGAACTCTTTAACCAGCACAGAAAGGAACTCACATATGAGCGAAACTCCGCAAATTGAACTCGGCAAAATTGGATGGATTGACCTGACCATTGAAGATGCAGACAACGTCCGTGATTTTTATAAGTCAGTCGTTGGTTGGGAAACCAGCGATATCAGCATGGGCGACTACAACGACTATTGCATGCATCCACCGGGAAGTGCTCCGGTTGCAGGCGTTTGCCACGCACGTGGCACCAACGTTGGATTGCCCGCGCAGTGGCTGATTTACATCACGGTGGCTGACCTGGAACAGAGCATGGCCCGCTGTGTTGAACTCGGCGGCGAGGTTCTGGTTGCTCCGAAATCAGCCGGCGAACATGGGAAATATTGTGTCATCCGCGATCCGGCAGGTGCCGTTTGTGGGCTTTTTCAGAAAGTTAGCTAACGCCAGATGAGGGACCAGGCCAGATCAAAGGACATAAAGGACATAAGGGATCAAAAGGACTAAAAATTCGAAACCCTGAACCCTGAACCCTGAACCCTGAACCCTGAACCCTGAACCCTGAACCCTGAACCCTGAACCCTGAACCCTGAACCCTGAACCCTGAACCCGAAAATGTTCATTCGCCAGGCGCTTGCCTCAGACGCCAACCACCTTACCAGTCTTGCCCACGCTGCCAAACGGTACTGGAACTATCCGGAACACTGGCTGGCGGCGTGGGAGTCATCACTGACCATCACACCGGAATTCATCAACACTCACCTGGTCTTTGCAGCCTGCGAAAATGATCAAATCCTTGGATTTTATGCACTTACCCAGGAGAGATCAGACTGGTTTCTCGAACATTGCTGGGTGCGGCCAGAATCCATCGGCACGGGAATTGGTCGCCAGTTGTTTGAACACGCAGTTAAAACGGCCCGCGCCGCCGGAATTCCCAGCCTTCTGATTGATGCCGACCCGTTTGCGGCTCCGTTTTATGAGCGAATGGGCGCCCGGCACGTTGGCACGATTCCTGCACCAGTTCCCGAACAGCCGGAGCGCACGCTCCCACGATTGCGAATTGGAGTGAGTTGAAAAAACCAGGGCTGAGGGCTTGGGGCTGAGAAAACCAGGGCTTGGGGCAATCGAGGGATGAAATAAAACCAATTCTTCAGCCCGATGTTTTCAGCCCTCAACCCCAAGCCCTCAGCCCTGGTTTTCTCAGCCCGATTTTTCTCGCTTTGGTGTTCTCAAATTTCAAACTCTGCCTGGAAGGAATCACAACACTATGTCCACTTCGACCGATGGGGTAGCCCCGTCAACTGCCCACAAGACGTCTTCAGAAACAGAATTTGCCAAAGGTCTCGGACTCTTTGATTCGATGATGGTGGTGGTCGGAGTCATGATCGGCTCCGGTATTTTTATTGTTTCGGCGGATATGGCGCGACTCCTCGGGAGCCCAGGCTGGTTGCTGGCGGCCTGGGTCGTCACAGGCATTCTGACAATTGCCGCAGCGCTGTCGTATGGCGAACTGGCCGCCATGATGCCACGCGCTGGTGGACAGTATGTGTATTTGCGCGAAGCATTTTCGCCAATGTGGGGGTTTCTCTACGGCTGGACGCTGTTTATGGTCATTCAGTGCGGCACCATTGCAGCAGTTGGCGTGGCCTTTGCTCGATTTCTGGGCGTGTTGTGGTCTCCGGTTTCAGAAACCAGCTATCTCATTTCACCCAGACACATTACGAGCAGCTATGCGGTGTCCCTGTCCTCAGCCCAACTGGTCGGAATCCTGGTGATTGTCTTTCTGACCTGGATGAATTCCCGTGGGCTGGAATATGGCAAGATTGTCCAGAATATCTTTACCATCACCAAAACCGGCGCCTTGCTGGGGTTGATTTTGCTGGGGTTGCTGGTCGGATGGAACGCCACGGCGGCCAATGCCAATTTTGGGAATCTCTGGACACCGCGCAGCTTCACACCGATTGTCCCTGGGTTGGATGTCACGACAACTTTCGGCCTCTTTGTCGGGATTTGCGTTGCGCAGGTTGGGTCGCTCTTCTCAGCCGATGCCTGGAATAACATCACGTTTACGGCTGGTGAAGTGCGCAACCCACAACGGAATCTGCCGCTTTCGCTGGCACTTGGCACCTTGATCGTGATTTCGCTCTATCTGCTGGCCAACGTTGCCTATCTGGCCGTGTTGCCGCTGGAGCAAATCCAGAATGCACCGTCAGACCGTGTCGCGACCGCCACCATCAACGCCATTTTCCCTGGCATGGGCGCCATGGTGATGGCTGTGGCGATTATGATCTCGACCTTTGGCTGTCTGAATGGAATCATTCTGGCTGGGGCGCGGGCCTACTACGCCATGGCCAAAGACGGCCTGTTTTTTGCGGCGGCGGGACGTCTCAATAGCGCGAAAGTTCCTGGCTGGGCCTTGATGATTCAGGGAATTTGGGCCGCGACACTGGTGCTGCCACGAACCTTTGACGTTCAAAGCAAAACCTACGGCAACCTCTATGGCAACCTGCTTGATTACATTGTGTCGGCGGCGGTGTTGTTTTATATCCTGACCATTCTGGCGGTGTTTCGGTTGCGCCAGACGCGTCCACATGCGGAACGACCATACAAAACTGTCGGGTATCCATTTGTCCCAGCGCTGTATTTGATCGGTGCGAGCGTGATCCTGGTGGTCCTCTTTATCTACCGTCCAGCCACGACCTGGCCGGGGCTTTTGATTGTGTTGAGCGGCGTTCCCATCTATGCCTTCTTGAAGAATCGGGCTGGTTTGGTGAAGAATGGCTGACGAAATCAGGGGTCAGGGGTTCTGAAGGGATGAGGGATGAAAGATGAGGGATGAAAAAAATCCCCTGGTCATTCTGTCATCTGAGGCTCAGGGTTTTCGAACTTTGGCCCTGTATACCGGTTTCGTCCTTTTTGCCTTTCAGGCCGTAAACGACCTGCCTCAATTCAGCCACCGCTACGCGGCGAAAACCTGGATAGGTGACAAGGAGACAGAGGCATTTTTTTCATCCCTCATCCCTCATCCCTCATCCCTTCTGAAAACCCGGAACCCGGAACCCTCATCCTATGGCCAGTTTTCAACAACTCACACCTCAAGAAGTCAAAGCCCGCCTTGATGCTGGTGACACAATTGTGTTGCTCGACGTGCGCGAGCGGCAGGAATTTGAATTTAACCACCTTGAAGGCGCCGTCTTTCGTCCGTTGAGCCAGATTCACACCTGGGTCAAGGAACTCGATAAAACCAAAGAATACGTGGTGTATTGTCACCACGGCATGCGCAGCCAGCAGGCGTGTATGTTTATGTACCACAACGGTTTCCAGAAATTGAACAACCTGTATGGAGGGATTGACCTCTGGTCGCACGATGTTGATCCCACGGTACCGGTCTACTAAAAAGAGGGTTGAGGGTTGAGGGCTGAGGGTAGAAAATGCCAGATTTCACTGGTTGAAAAGCCCTCAGCCCTCAGCCCTCAGCCCTCAGCCCTAATCGAATGAAACAAATCGTCCAAAACTTTAAAACTGGGGAACTTCTCGTCGAAGAACTGCCCCCTCCTGCCTTGAAACCGGGCGGTGTGCTGGTCCACACCGCCTACTCACTGATCAGCGTTGGCACCGAACGCACCACGGTTGAAACCGGCCAGAGTTCTTTGATTGGAAAAGCGCTCAAACGGCCTGACCTGGTCAAACAGGTCTGGAATACCTTTCGGCGCGAAGGATTGCGCAGCACCTATGAAAAAGTAACGGCCCGACTCGAAGCCACCAAGGCCCTTGGGTACAGCTCTGCCGGAATTGTGCTTGAAGTCGGCGACGGGATTGACGAATTTCGCCCCGGCGATCTGGTAGCCTGTGCCGGTGTCGGTTATGCCTCACACGCTGAAATCAACTTCATTCCGCGCAACCTCTGTACCCGCATCCCGGAAGGTGTCGGGCTGGACGCGGCGGCCTACACCACGCTGGGCGCCATTGCGATGCAGGGTGTCCGTCAGGCCAAAGTCGAACTCGGTTCCTGTGTGGTCGTGATTGGGCTGGGATTGCTTGGCCAGATCACCGTGCAACTGCTCAAAGCCGCTGGATGCCGGGTGTTTGGCATTGACCTGTCACCAAGAGTTCTCGAACTGGCGAAAAAATCAGGCGCCGATGCCGTCTGCCTGCGCAGTGAAGACACACTCAAGGCCCAGTGCGAAGCATTCACCTATGGACGCGGCGCCGATGCAATTATCCTCACGGCAAGCACTGAAAAGGCTGACCCGGTTGAACTTGCCGGGGAACTGGCTCGGGACCGGGCCCGCGTGGTGGTGGTCGGCGCGGTCAAAATGGACATTCCCCGCGAGTACTATTTCCGCAAAGAGCTTGAACTCTGTCTCTCGCGCTCATATGGACCAGGCCGCTATGACCCGGTCTATGAAGAAGGCGGAATTGATTACCCTATCGGCTATGTGCGCTGGACTGAACGCCGCAACATGGAGGAATTTCTCCGGCTGGTGGCCAGCGGCGCCGTCAAAACCGACTTCTTGACCTCGCATCGGTTTTCGGTCGAACGTGCCCGCGACGCCTATGACGTCATTCTGGGCAAAACCAACGAACCCGTCTGCGGCGTCCTGATTGAATATCCAAAAGCTCCGGCTGGGACACCGCCGATTAGAAAATTGCTCACGGCGGGCGCGGCGGGGAAACCCAAATCAGGTGACATCGGCGTTGGCTTCATCGGCGCCGGGAATTTTGCCACCGCGACGCTCCTGCCGCCGCTCAAAGCGATTTCGAAAGTCAACCTGACCGGCGTGGTGACCTCAACCGGTATTTCAGCCAAGAACACCGCCAGCCGGTTCAAGTTTGAATACTGTTCGTCTGATTTTCGCGAACTTCTCACCGACGGCAAAACCAACGCGGTCTTTATTGCGACCCGGCACAATCTGCACGCACAGATGACAATGGAGGTCCTGCGAAGTCGCGCCGCCGTGTTTGTTGAAAAACCACTGTGTTTGACAGAAGAGGAACTCAAGGAAATTGTGGCAGTTCACGCTCAAAGCGAACAGATTCTGCTGGTTGGCTTTAATCGCCGGTTTTCTCCGCTGGCCCAAACCATCAAACAACGAATCGGCAAACGGAGCGGTCCGGCTACCATTAGCTATCGCGTCAATGCCGGGTTTATTCCTAAAGACAGTTGGATTCAGGATCCGCACGAAGGCGGCGGACGCATCATGGGCGAAGTTTGCCACTTTGTAGATATGATCCAGTTCCTGACCGGGGCCGAACCAGTGCGGGTCTTTGCGGAAACGGTTTCGTCCGGAAGCGAAAAAAATACCGATGCCGACACGGTTCAAATCGTGATCAAACTTTCGGATGGGTCGGTTGGGCACATTACTTACATTGCGGTTGGCGATACCAGCTTCCCCAAAGAACGGGTCGAATATTACGGCGATAACTCCGTGGCCGTGATTGACGATTATGTTCAGGGAAGTTTCACCCGCCATGGCAAAACTGAAACCCTCAAAGGCGGGGCTCAGGACAAAGGTCACCGCAACGAAGTCGAGGCATTTATCAAAGCGGTGGCTGAAGGCAAGGAAAGCCCGATTCCCTTCCGTTCGCTGGCCTTGACTACGCTCACCACGCTGAAAATCTGCGAGTCTATCGCCACGGGTCAACCGGTGCGCGTCAATCCAGCGGATATTTTTTAGTTACGGGTGCCTGGTGTTTCGTTCCTGGCTATTCTTCGAAGATACTGATTCCTAAGCACTAAGCACCAGGTACAAAGCACCAGTCACCAGGCACTCCATGGAAAACCACCCTGCCGAAACCAACTCTGTTTCCTCGCCAGCATTCGCCTTCCCCTTCTTCAATCTTTCGACACGACACCTTTTCTTGCTCGCCACGGTTGTGCTGGGTGGGGTGATTCTGGCGGTGTTTGGGTTGGCGCTGAACTTTGAGCTGCTTGAGTATGACTCTGAAACCTATATTCTGCGCGACTACGCAATTCGAGTTTTGGACTGGGATCATATTCAAGCCATCTTTCGAAGCTACTACTTTATCAATTACAACCCTTTGCAGCGCATCTCCTACATGATTGATTACAATCTATGGGGATTGGAACCGGCTGGGTTTCGGACAACCAATATTCTGCTGCACTGGATAGCGACAGTGTTTGTTTTCCTGTTTTGTTATGAGTTGACGTCTCGCCCATCAGTCGCCTGGTTAACCTCACTGGTATTTGCGATTCATCCAACCCGAGTTGAAAATGTCGTCTGGCTAGCCCAGCGCAAAGATGTACTGTCAGCCGCGTTTGGATTTGCTGCGATGTGGATGTATGCCAAAACTGGGCAACCTGAAGGATACCGTCCGCCCATCCCGTTCGCTGAAAATCTTGAACAACCAGCTTCTGATTCGACTTCCTCTCAGTCTCCACCACTGGTCTCGGCCTGGTATCTTGGGAGTTTGCTGATGTATATCGGGGCGCTGGCATCAAAAGCGCAGTGGGTACCGTTGTGCGGAGCGGTGGTTTTGCTGGATGTATATCGCCGACGGACCATTGATCGCGGAGTGATGCTCTCATATGTCCCATTTTTTGGGTTGAGCCTGCTCTTTGCCTGGCTGGCGATTGATTCGCAACTGGTTTCAACTGGAAGATCCCAGGCAGTCCAGTTGACCACCTTGGAGTTTTTGACCAACCCGCTACTGGATTTGATGTTCTACCTCAAGCAAGTTTTTTGGCCAGTAACCTTGCTGCCACGCCATACCCGGATCACCAATAGCCCGGCAATGGTTCTTCTCTCAATCATATTGGTCGGAGGATGCCTTGCTGGGATGGTCAAAAGCTGGCAACAGAACCGTGTCTGGTTTTTTGGATTTGGTTGGTTCCTGGCCTTTTTGGCCCCGATGCTCAATCTGGTACCCGGTACAATCCTCCCAGCAGACCGCTATCTGTATGTTTCACTTGTCGGTCTGGTGTTTCCACTGGCTCTGTGGCTGAGTCAGTACTCAGTCAAAATGATTTGGGTAACTGGCCTGATTCTGACGCTGTTTTTGGGTGGGAAGACACTCTCCACAATCCCAATCTGGCAAAATGATCTGACCTTATGGACACACATCACTCAAAACTCAGAGAGTGATCAACTGGCACTGGGCAATTTGATGAAAGCCCAGGTTGATGCCGGTCAGTACACCGCGGCTCGTCAGACCTATGAACGAGCCCTGGCCCGATCTGACCGATATCTGCGGATCTTTGAGGTCGCTTCGATCCTTGAAAGCAAAACTGGCGGCGACGCCGGAGCGCCATTGCTCCTGGGAATCCAAACCACGCGATATTCCGGCCCGCTGGTGGCACGGTATGGAAAACATTTTCTCGCCAGCCGCAATTACCCGGAAGCAGAAAAGTGGCTCACCCAGGCATACACCATGGATTTTGGGGCCGATACCAGCCTGGACCTGGCCGATCTTTATGTCCAGACTGGTCAACTTGAGAAAGCCTTGCCGTATGCAGTTGCAGCCCTTGAAGCCAATCCATTTCATCCTGAAGCCTGGCGGATACTTGGCACGCTGAAACTCCAGACAGCAAACCAACAGGCCCGAAGTGGCAAAGGAACCGATGCCCAGGCTACATTGATCGAAGCCGCCCAGATGTTTCAGTTAAGCCTCCAGCATAATCCAGACCAGGCCAAGCCCCAGATTGGACTGGCCCGCATTGCCCTGCAACAAAAAAATCTGGCTGAAGCTCAAAAATGGATGCGTGACATTCCAGTAGGCCGCATTCCCAAAGCCCGCATTCCAGCCGATGGCTACCTCGTCTGGGCTGATATTTACCGCCAGCAAAACCAACCATTTGCAGCGCTTGGCACCTTGATCGAAGCGACCCAGGTTGAAGACGCTCCACCCTACTGGCTTGAACTGGCCCGCCAGCAGGTCAGCATGCGGCGTGATGCCCGCCCGGCACTGGAACGCGGCTTCAAACAACTCGATGCTAAATCACAACTTGAATTGGAACAGGATCCAGTATTGGGATCGCTCGTGAAGGAATTGTTTCCAAAAGTGGAAAAATCAGGTCAGTTGCCGCAATCAAAATAGTCATAGGAACCCCCAGAAACCGGGGACCACCAAAAAGCCATTTTATAGTGTATCAAGCGAACTGATGGTTTAAACTCCCTGGCAAAGCACGCAACGTGTTGTTTTTCTTTTTCTTTCATTTCAGAGGTTTTATGTCTGCGCTTCCAAAACCGAAATACACACTGGAAGAATACCTGGAACTTGACCATCGGTCCGAAGAACGGCTTGAGTTTTGGGACGGCGAAATCTACGCCATGAGCGGAGGGAGCTTACGGCATGACGATATCATCATCAATCTCATTAGCTTGTTGAAAAATCGTCTCCCAAATGGCCATCGATGTCGGGTTTCAGGAACTGAAGCCCGGATTAAAGCACCGGCTTCCCCCTCGCCATATCATTATGCCGATGCCAGTGTTACCTGTGGTGACCGCGAGGTCGAATTGCTCGGCAAACAGGAATTACTCGCCAACCCGGTGTTGATTATCGAGGTTCTTTCACCAACCAGCGAAGCGTTTGACCGGGGCGACAAATTTACCTTCTACAAATCAATTCAATCATTTCGTGAATATCTTCTGGTTGCCCAGCACCGTCCGCATGTAACGCACTTTTTCAAAACAGATGCCGGCGAATGGAAGTATGAAGAATTCAACGGTCTGGTAGATACGGTTGAACTGACGACAGTTGGGATTTCGTTGACGTTAAATGAGATCTATGAGGGAATCAGCTTTGGAGGGTGAGAGAACTGCGGTATGGAATTCAGGAAACTACAAATTCTCCAATCAGATACTCAGTTACAACGTCTTTCAAGTCATCATCGGTTAGTGTTGCACCCGATGGCCTGGCGATGCCAATCAATTGCTCGGCTCTCATTCCAGGTGTCAAATCAATAGCTCGAAGCTGGGCAGAATTTGAAGTCAGCGTTTTTCCAACCAGAATCTCCAGAGCAAGGAGCCGACGTTCATCCAATGGAAGCAGGTTGATTTCTTTTAACAACTCCTGGCGTGTCATAAAAACTCCCTCCCTTTCAACAATCTTGTTTCAATTGACTTTCAACCCGGTGTTATTTTCGAGTGTATCTTAACTTTTTAATTTGCGCTATTTGAGCACCTTTCCAAGAAATGCCTGGAGCGCACGATCAAACTCCTCAACCTTCAGTACACGGCAAACCACAGCAAAAGCAAGACTTGCAAGACCAATTGTCAGTGTGAGTTGGACACAACGTAACCAGAAGCTACTGGCTTGCCAGAAATGGACACATCCCCAGGCGGTTACCGAAAGCAGACCAGACGCCACCAGAATTTTCAGGAATCCCTCCCAAAAAGCCCCTTCCAATCGCTGCCGGGTATGCTGTTTGAGCAGCCACACCAACATCACAAATTCAATCAGAATCACCCCTGCCGTCGAAAGTGCCAGCCCGGTGTGGCCAAAGTGAAAGACCCGGACCAGCAGATAATTCAATCCAAAATTGAGCAATACTGAGCCAACACTGAGCAGCACCGGTGTTCGTGTATCGTGCAGCGAATAAAACACCGGCGCCAGCACTTTGATTGCGGCATACCCAGTCAACCCCAGGGCATAACATCCGAGCGCCGAAGCCGTCGCCTGTGTATCAACTGCTGT
Proteins encoded in this window:
- a CDS encoding amino acid permease, which codes for MSTSTDGVAPSTAHKTSSETEFAKGLGLFDSMMVVVGVMIGSGIFIVSADMARLLGSPGWLLAAWVVTGILTIAAALSYGELAAMMPRAGGQYVYLREAFSPMWGFLYGWTLFMVIQCGTIAAVGVAFARFLGVLWSPVSETSYLISPRHITSSYAVSLSSAQLVGILVIVFLTWMNSRGLEYGKIVQNIFTITKTGALLGLILLGLLVGWNATAANANFGNLWTPRSFTPIVPGLDVTTTFGLFVGICVAQVGSLFSADAWNNITFTAGEVRNPQRNLPLSLALGTLIVISLYLLANVAYLAVLPLEQIQNAPSDRVATATINAIFPGMGAMVMAVAIMISTFGCLNGIILAGARAYYAMAKDGLFFAAAGRLNSAKVPGWALMIQGIWAATLVLPRTFDVQSKTYGNLYGNLLDYIVSAAVLFYILTILAVFRLRQTRPHAERPYKTVGYPFVPALYLIGASVILVVLFIYRPATTWPGLLIVLSGVPIYAFLKNRAGLVKNG
- a CDS encoding VOC family protein: MSETPQIELGKIGWIDLTIEDADNVRDFYKSVVGWETSDISMGDYNDYCMHPPGSAPVAGVCHARGTNVGLPAQWLIYITVADLEQSMARCVELGGEVLVAPKSAGEHGKYCVIRDPAGAVCGLFQKVS
- a CDS encoding sulfurtransferase gives rise to the protein MASFQQLTPQEVKARLDAGDTIVLLDVRERQEFEFNHLEGAVFRPLSQIHTWVKELDKTKEYVVYCHHGMRSQQACMFMYHNGFQKLNNLYGGIDLWSHDVDPTVPVY
- a CDS encoding bi-domain-containing oxidoreductase, encoding MKQIVQNFKTGELLVEELPPPALKPGGVLVHTAYSLISVGTERTTVETGQSSLIGKALKRPDLVKQVWNTFRREGLRSTYEKVTARLEATKALGYSSAGIVLEVGDGIDEFRPGDLVACAGVGYASHAEINFIPRNLCTRIPEGVGLDAAAYTTLGAIAMQGVRQAKVELGSCVVVIGLGLLGQITVQLLKAAGCRVFGIDLSPRVLELAKKSGADAVCLRSEDTLKAQCEAFTYGRGADAIILTASTEKADPVELAGELARDRARVVVVGAVKMDIPREYYFRKELELCLSRSYGPGRYDPVYEEGGIDYPIGYVRWTERRNMEEFLRLVASGAVKTDFLTSHRFSVERARDAYDVILGKTNEPVCGVLIEYPKAPAGTPPIRKLLTAGAAGKPKSGDIGVGFIGAGNFATATLLPPLKAISKVNLTGVVTSTGISAKNTASRFKFEYCSSDFRELLTDGKTNAVFIATRHNLHAQMTMEVLRSRAAVFVEKPLCLTEEELKEIVAVHAQSEQILLVGFNRRFSPLAQTIKQRIGKRSGPATISYRVNAGFIPKDSWIQDPHEGGGRIMGEVCHFVDMIQFLTGAEPVRVFAETVSSGSEKNTDADTVQIVIKLSDGSVGHITYIAVGDTSFPKERVEYYGDNSVAVIDDYVQGSFTRHGKTETLKGGAQDKGHRNEVEAFIKAVAEGKESPIPFRSLALTTLTTLKICESIATGQPVRVNPADIF
- a CDS encoding tetratricopeptide repeat protein, with product MENHPAETNSVSSPAFAFPFFNLSTRHLFLLATVVLGGVILAVFGLALNFELLEYDSETYILRDYAIRVLDWDHIQAIFRSYYFINYNPLQRISYMIDYNLWGLEPAGFRTTNILLHWIATVFVFLFCYELTSRPSVAWLTSLVFAIHPTRVENVVWLAQRKDVLSAAFGFAAMWMYAKTGQPEGYRPPIPFAENLEQPASDSTSSQSPPLVSAWYLGSLLMYIGALASKAQWVPLCGAVVLLDVYRRRTIDRGVMLSYVPFFGLSLLFAWLAIDSQLVSTGRSQAVQLTTLEFLTNPLLDLMFYLKQVFWPVTLLPRHTRITNSPAMVLLSIILVGGCLAGMVKSWQQNRVWFFGFGWFLAFLAPMLNLVPGTILPADRYLYVSLVGLVFPLALWLSQYSVKMIWVTGLILTLFLGGKTLSTIPIWQNDLTLWTHITQNSESDQLALGNLMKAQVDAGQYTAARQTYERALARSDRYLRIFEVASILESKTGGDAGAPLLLGIQTTRYSGPLVARYGKHFLASRNYPEAEKWLTQAYTMDFGADTSLDLADLYVQTGQLEKALPYAVAALEANPFHPEAWRILGTLKLQTANQQARSGKGTDAQATLIEAAQMFQLSLQHNPDQAKPQIGLARIALQQKNLAEAQKWMRDIPVGRIPKARIPADGYLVWADIYRQQNQPFAALGTLIEATQVEDAPPYWLELARQQVSMRRDARPALERGFKQLDAKSQLELEQDPVLGSLVKELFPKVEKSGQLPQSK
- a CDS encoding GNAT family N-acetyltransferase: MFIRQALASDANHLTSLAHAAKRYWNYPEHWLAAWESSLTITPEFINTHLVFAACENDQILGFYALTQERSDWFLEHCWVRPESIGTGIGRQLFEHAVKTARAAGIPSLLIDADPFAAPFYERMGARHVGTIPAPVPEQPERTLPRLRIGVS
- a CDS encoding Uma2 family endonuclease; the encoded protein is MSALPKPKYTLEEYLELDHRSEERLEFWDGEIYAMSGGSLRHDDIIINLISLLKNRLPNGHRCRVSGTEARIKAPASPSPYHYADASVTCGDREVELLGKQELLANPVLIIEVLSPTSEAFDRGDKFTFYKSIQSFREYLLVAQHRPHVTHFFKTDAGEWKYEEFNGLVDTVELTTVGISLTLNEIYEGISFGG